The Nitrospira sp. genome contains the following window.
GCCTCAAACAGGTGGCTGGTGCCCATCCGTTACTGACCTTTCTCGACAGCTTTCGCTATCCGCTCGCGGGAGAGTTTGCCATGGTGCGGGATCTCGCCTGGATTAACCGGGTGCCCGGCGATTGGGGGTTGGAAGTCGGCGTCCTGTCCGAAATTTATCGCAACTGCGCGCTCAGGCGCATTTGCCAAGCCGATATCGCCGACGCCTACGAACACAAACACCAAAGCCTCTCGGCGGAGAACGCGGAGCAGGGGCTGCAGAAGATGTGCGTGGACATCACGAAGTCGTTGTTCCGAAACCTGGCGAGTGAAGGAGTCGTGTTATCAGAGGCGGTGCTCAAGACGTTGCGGGCGACCTACCTCCAGTCCGCACAGGAGGCCATCACCCGCTATCAGAACGATGCGGCCATCAATAGCCTGCAGTTCGATCGGCACGCGGAGCGGATGGCGGTGGAAGTGTTTTTGAAGGGCATGAAGATCGCCACCGAAGCGTTTCTCGAAGACCCGCTCGGCGTTCCCATGATCTCCAACTGGAGCCGGGTCACCGGCGCGATCCCGGATATTTTCGAGCGCCTCACCGAGGCCGTCGAGCGAGACCACGAGTGGGACCCGGTCGGAGATAGGGTCTAGGGGGTTGAGGAACCACGACCCAAGTTTCTCGCGCCAACGTCAGGAGCGGGCAGTAACATTGACATCTGCAGGGAGAATTGAGGCGAGCGGTCTAGGGCCACGCTGCCACGACCATGTGAGAAAAGCAGGCGCATTCCGCATCACCGCGAATGGCCCGACGTTGTGCAGCGCGGCCGGGAAAAGTGAGTGGTCTACCCCTTCGCCTTCTGCGCAAACACCGTCGCATCGCAGGCGATGTACTTAATCTGCTTCATCGGCACGATGATGACTTCCTTGGCCGAATCCACTTCCAGCACTTCCATGTCTTCGCTGATCGTGTGACGGATGGCATCCTTCACTAGTAGTTCCTGATTGTCGGCAAACACCACTTTCACCCAATATTGCACGAGACACGCTCCTTGTTAGAGATGATGGCTTTCGTTCTTGCCCAATTCCTGCGAGCGTTGCGTCGCCGCTTCTACGGCCGACATCAAGGTGGCCCGCAGCCTGCCCTGTTCCAATCGAGATAATCCGGCAATCGTGGTCCCGCCGGGCGACGCCACACGATCCTTCAACACCGCCGGATGTTCCCCCTGCTGTAGCACCATACGGGCCGCGCCCGCCACCGTTTGGGCCGCCAACTGTTGTGCAGTCCCCCGAGGCAATCCGGCCAGGACCCCGCCGTCGGCCAGCGCCTCGACCATGGCAAACACATAGGCCGGACCGCTTCCGCTCAACCCGGTGACCGCATCCATCAGTCGTTCCTCGACCACCGCGACGATTCCCACCGATTCAAACAACCGCTGCGCGGCCTCACGATCAGACGAGGACAATCCAGCCGCCGGACTCATCGCCGTGACACCGTCGCCGATGGCCGACGGCGTATTGGGCATTGCACGGACCAGTCTGGTTGCCCAAGCAAGTCGAGCCTGGATGCGCGACAAGGGATACCCCGCGGCAACCGAGATCATCAGTGGATGCGATCGGAGCGAGGGCTCAAGCTCCGTCAGCACATCATCGAGCACCTGCGGCTCGACGCAGAGCACCACCATGTCCGCGCCACGAACCGCTACGTGATTGTCGGCTGTCACGACCACGCCAAAGTTCCGGGCCAACCATTCTCGCCTGGAAGACAGCGGGTCGCTCACAATAAGATGCTCGGGCGTCGTCAGTCCCTTTCGCAATACACCCGCCAACAGGGCCTCGGCCATATTGCCGCCGCCGACAAACCCGATCTGTCGTCCGCTCAACATGGCGCGATTATACGGACGGCCCTCCGGCAGGCGCAACTTGCAACCGCCGGACGGGGTTGTTATAGAGTGAACTAGATCGTCTTGATCCTTGCCCTTTTCAGCAGATCGGAGCCGACATGAGATGCATCCTCTCGCTTGTGACCCTCGGGACACTGCTCCTGCTCAGCGACCCAAGTTGGGCCCGTCGTGAAGCCCTGACCGCCGAGCAGAAGAGTCAGATGGAACGGATCGATCGCGTGTTGATCACCGTGCTGGCCCTCTCCGACAAGGGCAACGTGGAGGCCGGACCGCTGGTCGACGTCGTCGCCACTCGCATGAAGGAGTTCGACTATACGCCGGTGACGGACGCGTCCCAGCCGTATGACGCGGAACTCAAGATCAAATGCGAGCAGAAAAAGACCTGGGAGGGCACCACCACCATGGGCAGTGATGCCGATCTGCCCGACGCGCCGTCTCGCATCTGGAAAGGGCCGGCCTGCCAGCTCGGCTATCTGCTCAATGGGAAAAAGATGGCCTGGCGAAAGGAAGTGCGCACCGACTTCGACGATGCCCAAGCGGCGGCGACGCTGGCCAAAGCGGGAGACCCGACCGCGTTTGCCATGGCCAAATTGCAGGCACGCCTGGAGGACTACGATTTTCCCGCACTCATCACCGCTGAGTGGGGACAGGAGGCGCGGCTCTTTCGTCTCTACGACGACCCGAAGACCCCGGTCGCCCGCAAGGTGAAACTCGTGTCCTTGTTCGGTGAACTCTTCTCCGTCAAAGCCATCCCGCGCTTGTTGGACGGCCTGAACGGAAGCGACCGCAGCATTGCCAAAGCCTCGGCACTGGCGCTGGGCAACATCGGACAGAAAGACACGATCCCGGTGCTCATCAAGACGATGAAGAGCGGCGCACCAGATTTACGGGCACCGGCCGCCAAGGCCTTGGGCATCGTCGGCGCACTCCACGGCGATTTCACCATCGTCGAGCCGTTACTGGAAACACTGAACACCGACGATGTTGCAGTAAAGACCGAGGTGGCATGGGCGCTGGGCAAATTGCCGGACATGAAGTCCTATGAACCGCTCTTCGCCCTTCAGAAATCTCTCTATCGAGTCCATGAGAACGATGCCGACCCCAACCTGGTCAAATTAAAGGAAGCCGTCAATTGGAGCATCAAACAGATCGATACCTGGGAACACGTGCAGTAGATACCTGGACGTGGCATGGCGGTGTCGTCATCGCACAAGTGTTGACGGCGATACTCCTGCTATTGGTCGTCGAC
Protein-coding sequences here:
- a CDS encoding glycosyl transferase, with amino-acid sequence MSDFHQNGLVTVLHRLGAPNLEQLEKELERHAATNPIALVLPSLYSELENPALKHIVEVLKDIRYVNEIVISLDRASALEFRLAKQFFSVLPQRVRIVWNDGAGIQDILKLLAHAELDTGLQGKGRGCWMAFGYVLARGESNVIALHDCDILSYNREYLARLCYPIVNPNLGYEFCKGYYSRVTNRLHGRVTRLYFTPLIRSLKQVAGAHPLLTFLDSFRYPLAGEFAMVRDLAWINRVPGDWGLEVGVLSEIYRNCALRRICQADIADAYEHKHQSLSAENAEQGLQKMCVDITKSLFRNLASEGVVLSEAVLKTLRATYLQSAQEAITRYQNDAAINSLQFDRHAERMAVEVFLKGMKIATEAFLEDPLGVPMISNWSRVTGAIPDIFERLTEAVERDHEWDPVGDRV
- the proC gene encoding pyrroline-5-carboxylate reductase — protein: MLSGRQIGFVGGGNMAEALLAGVLRKGLTTPEHLIVSDPLSSRREWLARNFGVVVTADNHVAVRGADMVVLCVEPQVLDDVLTELEPSLRSHPLMISVAAGYPLSRIQARLAWATRLVRAMPNTPSAIGDGVTAMSPAAGLSSSDREAAQRLFESVGIVAVVEERLMDAVTGLSGSGPAYVFAMVEALADGGVLAGLPRGTAQQLAAQTVAGAARMVLQQGEHPAVLKDRVASPGGTTIAGLSRLEQGRLRATLMSAVEAATQRSQELGKNESHHL
- a CDS encoding HEAT repeat domain-containing protein; translation: MRCILSLVTLGTLLLLSDPSWARREALTAEQKSQMERIDRVLITVLALSDKGNVEAGPLVDVVATRMKEFDYTPVTDASQPYDAELKIKCEQKKTWEGTTTMGSDADLPDAPSRIWKGPACQLGYLLNGKKMAWRKEVRTDFDDAQAAATLAKAGDPTAFAMAKLQARLEDYDFPALITAEWGQEARLFRLYDDPKTPVARKVKLVSLFGELFSVKAIPRLLDGLNGSDRSIAKASALALGNIGQKDTIPVLIKTMKSGAPDLRAPAAKALGIVGALHGDFTIVEPLLETLNTDDVAVKTEVAWALGKLPDMKSYEPLFALQKSLYRVHENDADPNLVKLKEAVNWSIKQIDTWEHVQ